The genomic stretch TTCGTCGAATTCAGCCCAGGGCCAGTCAGTTCAAACCCGCTGGCGCCATGTGGCTTGATAGAGAAATTATTATTGATGAACGTCTGCTGTAATGTTTGCCACGCTTTTGATGGATCGCCTTTGATATGCACTTTCGATTTGTACATTATCCTCGGCCCTCCTGACGATAAAACTATGTCGCTCTTAAAATATAATACGAAAAAATTAGATAAGAATTTCATCAGCAATAAATTTCATTATGACGAGGTGGGAGTCAAGTAAACACGCTCGCTTTTTAACAGGTCGCGAGAATAACCGAGACACGCTTGGATGTCATCAGGAGTCAAATGATCGTATTCAGATAATATTTGATCCGTAGACCAACCGCGCGCTAAGAGGTCAATAACAAACTCTACAGATAACCGTGTACCTTTTACAATTGGCTTGCCCGCCAATATGCTTTCATTGATTACGATGCGTTCAGCCCATTCCATGATTAAAAGCCTCTGGTCTGTTTTCCATCTATTATATCAATATTAAAAATTTAATCTCTAAAAAAAGCGAGGCGCCGTTTGACGCCCCGCTTCTATTCGAGAAAGAATTCGGGTTGCTTATGCTTGGAAAGTTTTGAGCAATTTCACGCAGGCTTCGGTGCCTTCGAGTTCGCTGTGTTTGCTTCCCTCATACTCAACGCCGACGTAGCCGTGATAGCCCGCGTCGAACACGAGTTTCATCATACGCGCGTAATCAATATTGACTTCCTTACCGTCTGCGCCGAATTCATGGCACTTGGCGCTGACCGCTTTGGCAAACGGCATCATCATCTCAACCGCCATATACTTATCATACTCTTTGGGGAAGTTGCCAAAGTCAGGCAGCGTTCCAAAGTTGTCTTCGCCGACCATCTTCATCAAGCCCGTGAGCCATTTGGCGTCGGAGGAGATGCCGCCGTGGTTTTCGATGATGACGTTCATGTTGTATTGTTTGGCGTATTGCGAAAGTTCAAAGAAACTGTCTGCAGCAAACTTCATCGCTTCTTCGGCGGGGACGTTGCCGTGGCCCGCGTTACAGCGGATCGAATGGCATCCCAACACTGCGGCGATGTCCGCCCATTTGCGGTGGTTGATGACGGCTTGTTTGCGTTCGCGAAAATCAGGCGCATACATGCTGCCTTCGCCGTCGCACATAATCAGCAGAATTTTCACGCCTTCATCGGCGGCGGCTTTTTTCAATTGGCCAAGATAATTATACATGGGGGAGGGGAAGAACTGGTTAACCAGTTCGAGGCCGGTGGCTCCCGCTTGACGCGCCAATTTAGGCTGGTCGATCTGTTTCTTTTCGCCGCTGAACATCATTTTATGCCACGACCAAGCGGCGACGGAAATTTCAAACTTGCCTTTGACTTCGGCGGCGGAGGCAATTTGGCCAACGGTTCCTGCGGCGATGGCCGCTGCGCTTGATGTTTTCATGAATGATCTCCTGTCCATGTTTCATATCCTTTATTTTGATGAATTGATAAAAACCATGCTAACCGTTCTCGCAGTGTGATTATAGTCTATTTGTCGCATGAAACAGGAGACTTGCTCAATATACTTGGTTGTGAGTTCCGACAGCAAGAAATCTGACTAAGCGATTAAGAATTAAGATGGGAAAAAAGGTCTTCTGCATTGCGGAATGGGCCGCTAGTGTTGACGCCATTTAGGGCTTCCGATTGGATTTGATCGAGTGTGGTGCGGTCTTGTTCGGAATACGATTCATTTTCTACAAAAATATTCTGATCACTCAGCAGAAAATCTGCAATTTTCTGTTTTTCTATTATCGGTAGACTTTTTAATTCTACAATAAATTCTTCAGCGGTTTTCAACGGTTCACCTCCAAATGAATGGATCATTCACCATAGTATATAACAAAAAGAATGATAATGGGTCAATTTAGCGGTTACTTATCTGGCGTCGCTGCATCTCCCGCATGTTCCAGGGCGTCGACTG from Candidatus Hinthialibacter antarcticus encodes the following:
- a CDS encoding TIM barrel protein, encoding MDRRSFMKTSSAAAIAAGTVGQIASAAEVKGKFEISVAAWSWHKMMFSGEKKQIDQPKLARQAGATGLELVNQFFPSPMYNYLGQLKKAAADEGVKILLIMCDGEGSMYAPDFRERKQAVINHRKWADIAAVLGCHSIRCNAGHGNVPAEEAMKFAADSFFELSQYAKQYNMNVIIENHGGISSDAKWLTGLMKMVGEDNFGTLPDFGNFPKEYDKYMAVEMMMPFAKAVSAKCHEFGADGKEVNIDYARMMKLVFDAGYHGYVGVEYEGSKHSELEGTEACVKLLKTFQA